One stretch of Thalassovita sp. DNA includes these proteins:
- the ptsP gene encoding phosphoenolpyruvate--protein phosphotransferase, producing MSDATETESRKLLQRLRDAMAEDSAGQARLDKITHLIADSTGSEVCSIYLFRDSETLELCATEGLNAEAVHQTRMKLGEGLVGRVARYGRVINTADAPSAKGFRYMPETGEEIYSSFLGVPVQRLGEKQGVLVVQSKDAREYSADEVYALEVVAMVLAEMTELGAFVGEGAALAAPHQNPALIRATTAQEGAAEGHVWLHEPRVVVTNPIAEDPHAELVRLREAVDELRVSVDQMLAGASGGDAEQVQVLEAYRMFANSKGWMRRMEEDISRGLSAEAAVEKEQSQARARMNMATDAYLRERLHDLDDLSNRLLRILTGQGQNTGADMPSDPILIARNIGPAELLDYGRSLKGIVLEEGSVGSHAAIVARALAIPLVVHAGGITTDALNGNHIMVDGDQGIVHLRPDDTVVTAFRDKIAMQAKAQERYASIREKPATTKCGKTISLQMNAGLMADLPSLEGSGAEGVGLFRTELQFLVRNQMPKRSELSALYARVLDAAHGKRVVFRTLDIGSDKVLPYMKPNDEPNPALGWRAIRVGLDKRGVMRMQLQALIRAAAGRPLTIMFPFVAQYEEYRQARAEMEKVMERERILGHVLPEKVEIGAMLETPSLAFAPDKFYEEVDFLSIGGNDLKQFFFAADRENERVRKRYDSLNVSFLTFLEGIVKRCEASGTALSFCGEDAGRPVEAICLAAMGLRALSMRPASIGPVKNILRSVDLDGLRRVIEEGKLRGDQSVRPAVMNYLRSNS from the coding sequence ATGAGTGATGCGACGGAAACAGAAAGCCGCAAATTGCTGCAACGGCTGCGCGATGCGATGGCCGAAGACAGTGCCGGTCAGGCGCGGCTGGATAAGATCACCCATCTGATCGCCGATTCTACCGGCTCTGAGGTCTGCTCGATCTACCTCTTCCGCGATTCCGAAACGCTGGAACTGTGCGCCACCGAAGGTCTGAACGCCGAAGCGGTGCACCAGACCCGGATGAAACTGGGCGAAGGTCTGGTGGGCCGCGTTGCCCGCTATGGCCGGGTGATCAACACGGCCGATGCGCCCTCGGCCAAGGGGTTCCGCTATATGCCGGAAACCGGCGAGGAGATCTATTCCTCCTTTCTGGGCGTGCCGGTGCAGCGGCTTGGCGAAAAACAGGGTGTTCTGGTGGTTCAGTCCAAAGACGCCCGCGAATATTCCGCCGATGAGGTCTATGCGCTGGAAGTGGTCGCCATGGTGCTGGCCGAAATGACCGAGCTGGGCGCCTTTGTCGGGGAAGGCGCCGCCTTGGCCGCGCCGCACCAGAACCCGGCCCTGATCCGCGCCACCACCGCACAGGAAGGCGCCGCCGAAGGCCATGTCTGGCTGCATGAGCCGCGCGTCGTGGTCACCAACCCGATTGCCGAAGATCCCCATGCCGAACTGGTCCGCCTGCGCGAAGCGGTGGATGAGCTGCGCGTCAGCGTTGATCAGATGCTGGCCGGCGCCTCAGGCGGTGACGCCGAGCAGGTGCAGGTGCTGGAAGCCTACCGGATGTTTGCCAACTCCAAGGGCTGGATGCGCCGGATGGAGGAAGACATCAGCCGCGGCCTTTCCGCCGAAGCCGCGGTGGAGAAAGAACAATCGCAAGCGCGCGCACGGATGAACATGGCCACCGATGCCTACCTGCGCGAACGGCTGCATGACCTTGATGACCTGTCAAACCGCCTGCTCAGGATCCTGACCGGTCAGGGTCAGAACACCGGCGCTGATATGCCCAGCGACCCGATCCTGATCGCCCGCAACATCGGCCCGGCCGAATTGCTGGATTATGGCCGTTCGCTGAAGGGGATTGTGCTGGAAGAGGGCTCCGTCGGCTCCCACGCCGCCATTGTGGCCCGCGCCCTTGCCATTCCGCTGGTGGTCCATGCCGGTGGCATCACCACCGATGCCCTCAACGGCAACCACATCATGGTGGATGGCGATCAGGGTATCGTGCACCTGCGCCCCGATGACACCGTCGTCACCGCTTTCCGCGATAAGATCGCGATGCAGGCCAAGGCGCAGGAACGCTACGCCTCGATCCGGGAAAAACCGGCCACCACCAAATGCGGCAAAACCATTTCGCTGCAGATGAACGCCGGCCTGATGGCGGATCTGCCCTCGCTTGAAGGCTCCGGCGCCGAAGGCGTCGGCCTGTTCCGCACCGAATTGCAGTTCCTCGTGCGCAACCAGATGCCCAAACGGTCCGAATTGTCGGCGCTTTATGCCCGCGTCTTGGATGCGGCACATGGCAAACGTGTGGTCTTTCGCACCCTCGACATCGGGTCCGACAAAGTGCTGCCCTATATGAAGCCCAATGATGAGCCGAACCCGGCCCTGGGCTGGCGCGCCATTCGGGTGGGTCTGGACAAGCGCGGCGTGATGCGGATGCAGCTGCAGGCGCTGATCCGCGCGGCCGCCGGGCGCCCCTTGACCATCATGTTCCCCTTTGTGGCGCAGTACGAAGAATACCGTCAGGCCCGCGCCGAGATGGAAAAGGTGATGGAACGGGAACGGATCCTGGGCCATGTGCTGCCGGAAAAGGTTGAGATTGGCGCCATGCTGGAAACGCCCTCACTGGCCTTTGCCCCGGACAAATTCTACGAGGAGGTCGATTTCCTCTCCATCGGCGGCAACGACCTGAAACAGTTCTTCTTTGCTGCAGACCGGGAAAATGAACGGGTGCGCAAACGCTATGACTCGCTCAACGTCAGCTTCCTCACCTTCCTCGAAGGCATTGTGAAACGCTGCGAGGCCTCGGGCACCGCACTCTCCTTCTGTGGCGAAGATGCCGGCCGCCCCGTCGAGGCGATCTGCCTTGCCGCCATGGGGCTGCGCGCCCTGTCGATGCGCCCGGCCTCCATCGGACCGGTGAAAAACATCCTGCGATCAGTAGATCTCGACGGGCTGCGCCGGGTCATCGAAGAGGGCAAGCTGCGCGGCGATCAATCCGTGCGCCCGGCCGTGATGAACTACCTGCGCAGCAACAGCTGA
- a CDS encoding EcsC family protein: MLIEDAPPVTLDLDAEMAALAERYRKASGPGIQVLNLLGSSAEGLLDRLPEIVRDRLDEGTEKALFLTMKAAHRSRGWVADQPGWLNTTVTTAMGAAGGFGGLPTAMAELPVTTAVLLRAIQGVAVEHGFDAAAENVQFDCVQVFASAGPLAHDDGADMAFLATRMALRGASMQALVAKVAPRLAQVLGQKLAAQTVPVLGAVAGAATNYAYTSYYQDIAHVHFRLRRLAIETDTKPEVLVEDLRRRVAPPISHL, from the coding sequence ATGTTGATCGAAGACGCACCGCCTGTGACTTTGGATCTGGACGCGGAAATGGCCGCGCTGGCTGAGCGTTATCGCAAGGCCTCCGGCCCCGGCATTCAGGTGTTGAACCTGTTGGGCTCCTCAGCTGAGGGGCTGTTGGACCGGCTGCCGGAAATCGTGCGGGACCGGCTGGATGAAGGCACTGAAAAGGCCCTGTTTCTGACCATGAAAGCGGCCCATCGCTCGCGCGGTTGGGTGGCGGATCAGCCCGGGTGGCTGAACACCACCGTGACCACAGCCATGGGCGCGGCCGGCGGTTTTGGCGGCTTGCCCACCGCGATGGCGGAACTGCCGGTGACCACAGCCGTGCTGCTGCGCGCCATTCAAGGCGTGGCGGTGGAACATGGCTTTGATGCGGCCGCGGAAAACGTGCAGTTCGACTGTGTGCAGGTCTTTGCCTCGGCCGGGCCATTGGCCCATGACGATGGGGCGGATATGGCGTTTCTGGCGACCCGCATGGCGCTGCGTGGCGCCTCAATGCAGGCCTTGGTGGCCAAGGTTGCCCCCCGTCTGGCGCAGGTGCTGGGGCAGAAATTGGCGGCTCAAACCGTGCCGGTGCTGGGCGCCGTGGCCGGGGCGGCGACCAACTATGCCTACACCAGCTATTATCAAGACATTGCCCATGTGCATTTCCGCCTGCGCCGACTGGCGATTGAGACGGACACCAAGCCTGAAGTTCTGGTTGAGGATCTGCGCCGCCGCGTCGCGCCACCGATCAGCCATCTGTAA
- a CDS encoding N-acetyltransferase: MFHFDVETKDDWWEVEALYDLCFAPGRTALSSYRLREDVDPVADLSIVARDGDGILAGAIRYWPVHIGADVALLLGPVAVHPTHQGEGLGGALIHDSMSRAARLGWHRVMLVGDEPYYRRFGFQRLSNVVMPPPTNPDRVLGHGLADGIWDGVQGDVTRYEG; the protein is encoded by the coding sequence GTGTTCCACTTTGACGTAGAAACCAAAGACGACTGGTGGGAAGTCGAGGCGCTTTATGATCTGTGCTTTGCCCCGGGGCGCACGGCGCTGTCGTCTTATCGTCTGCGCGAAGACGTGGATCCGGTGGCCGATCTGTCGATTGTGGCGCGTGATGGCGATGGCATTCTGGCGGGCGCAATTCGCTACTGGCCGGTGCACATCGGGGCCGATGTGGCGTTGCTCTTGGGCCCGGTTGCGGTGCACCCGACCCATCAGGGCGAAGGCCTTGGCGGGGCGTTGATCCATGACAGCATGTCCCGCGCCGCACGCCTGGGCTGGCACCGGGTGATGCTGGTGGGCGATGAACCCTATTACCGTCGGTTTGGATTTCAGCGGTTGTCCAATGTGGTGATGCCGCCGCCCACCAACCCCGACCGGGTGCTGGGGCATGGGCTGGCCGATGGGATCTGGGACGGCGTGCAGGGTGATGTCACCCGTTATGAGGGCTGA
- a CDS encoding flavin reductase family protein, whose protein sequence is MFYRPQDGHGLPHNPFNAIVTPRPIGWISTRSADGIDNLAPYSFFNAVAYEPPQVMFASTGAKADQDNSKDTVANIRATGVFACNVVSYALRDAMNASSAALPAATDEFAHAGLDKGECDSINCAYVTAAPAVLECKLTQIVELPGASNTAVFGEVTGVRLQDDCLVDGTFDITRYQPLARLGYRDYSVVRDLFALTRPDDR, encoded by the coding sequence ATGTTCTACCGCCCCCAAGATGGCCACGGCCTGCCCCACAACCCGTTCAACGCCATTGTCACACCGCGCCCGATCGGCTGGATTTCCACCCGGTCAGCAGATGGGATCGACAATCTGGCGCCCTATTCCTTCTTCAACGCGGTTGCCTATGAGCCACCGCAGGTGATGTTTGCCTCCACCGGCGCCAAGGCGGATCAGGACAACAGCAAAGACACCGTTGCCAACATCCGCGCCACCGGCGTTTTTGCCTGCAACGTTGTGTCCTACGCGCTGCGCGATGCGATGAATGCCAGTTCTGCTGCCTTGCCGGCCGCAACAGATGAATTTGCCCATGCCGGTTTGGACAAAGGCGAATGTGACAGCATCAACTGCGCCTATGTCACAGCCGCCCCCGCCGTGCTGGAATGCAAGCTGACCCAGATCGTAGAGCTGCCCGGTGCCTCCAACACCGCTGTTTTTGGTGAGGTTACCGGCGTGCGGCTACAGGATGACTGCCTGGTCGATGGCACCTTTGACATCACCCGCTACCAGCCGCTGGCCCGGCTTGGCTATCGCGACTATTCGGTGGTGCGCGACCTCTTTGCGCTGACGCGCCCGGATGACCGCTAA
- a CDS encoding S-methyl-5'-thioadenosine phosphorylase → MDTYIGVIGGSGIYEIDGLENAEWVTVETPWGAPSDQILTGVYDGVKMAFLPRHGRGHVHSPTTVPYRANIDALKRLGVTDVISVSACGSFRDEMAPGDFVIVDQFIDRTFAREKSFFGTGCVAHVSVAHPTCPRLSEACFTAATDAGIKVHKGGTYLAMEGPQFSTLAESKMYRESWGCDVIGMTNMPEAKLAREAELCYASVAMITDYDSWHPDHGEVDVTEIIKTLVGNADKGRDLVKRLPALLGAERDDCPHGCDKALEFAILTAPEKRDPALVAKLDAVAGRVLG, encoded by the coding sequence ATGGACACATATATCGGCGTGATCGGCGGATCGGGCATCTATGAAATCGACGGGCTGGAAAACGCCGAATGGGTAACGGTTGAAACACCCTGGGGCGCGCCTTCGGATCAGATCCTGACCGGGGTCTATGACGGGGTGAAAATGGCGTTCCTGCCGCGGCACGGGCGCGGTCATGTGCATTCGCCAACCACGGTGCCCTACCGCGCCAATATCGACGCGCTGAAACGCCTGGGCGTCACCGATGTGATTTCGGTTTCGGCCTGCGGCTCCTTCCGCGATGAAATGGCGCCGGGCGATTTTGTCATTGTGGATCAGTTCATTGACCGCACTTTCGCACGCGAAAAGAGCTTTTTCGGCACCGGCTGTGTGGCCCATGTCAGCGTCGCCCATCCCACCTGCCCGCGCCTGTCCGAGGCCTGCTTCACCGCCGCAACGGATGCCGGTATCAAGGTCCATAAGGGCGGCACCTATCTGGCGATGGAGGGACCGCAATTTTCCACCCTGGCGGAATCCAAAATGTACCGCGAAAGCTGGGGCTGTGATGTGATCGGTATGACCAATATGCCCGAAGCGAAACTCGCCCGCGAGGCCGAGCTGTGCTACGCCTCCGTCGCGATGATCACCGATTATGACAGCTGGCACCCCGACCATGGTGAGGTCGATGTGACCGAGATCATCAAAACGCTGGTCGGTAATGCCGACAAGGGCCGTGATCTGGTCAAACGCCTGCCCGCCCTCTTGGGTGCGGAACGGGACGACTGCCCGCATGGCTGTGACAAAGCGCTGGAGTTTGCCATCCTCACAGCCCCGGAAAAACGCGATCCGGCGCTGGTGGCGAAACTCGACGCCGTCGCAGGCCGCGTTCTGGGCTGA
- a CDS encoding DUF418 domain-containing protein — MRLDGLDIARFLAFLGMVLVNFRIAAEVSAGGDLPSLLTNALEGRAAALFVVLAGIGLGLARATAPLIFRRALFLMALGLLNLTIFEADILHYYGTYFFCALPFLGASTRVLWGAAVAITLLALGTLIFGNYDQGWDWDTLSYTGFWTVSGYLRHTFYNGWHPVLPWLSFLFIGMALARLDLASARVQARLAVWGAVAMVAGMIPATLITSGELMPLFGTSPIPPTPFYILSASGSAALMVALCLWAGPMLMRFAPSRAMALAGRQSLTLYLAHILLGMGLLEGLGLLSGVLSPGQIFAYALGFCALCLIYASLWQHVAKRGPLEALMRRVAG, encoded by the coding sequence ATGCGGCTTGATGGCCTTGATATTGCGCGTTTCCTTGCCTTCCTGGGCATGGTTCTGGTGAATTTTCGCATCGCGGCTGAGGTGAGCGCGGGGGGCGATCTGCCTTCCCTGCTGACAAATGCGCTGGAGGGGCGCGCGGCGGCGCTGTTTGTGGTGCTGGCGGGCATCGGGCTGGGCTTGGCGCGGGCCACGGCGCCACTGATTTTCCGACGGGCCTTGTTTCTGATGGCGCTGGGGCTCCTCAACCTCACCATCTTTGAGGCGGACATCCTGCATTATTACGGTACCTATTTCTTCTGCGCCCTGCCCTTCCTCGGGGCCTCCACCCGTGTGCTCTGGGGTGCGGCTGTTGCGATTACCCTGCTGGCCCTGGGCACGCTGATCTTTGGCAATTACGATCAGGGCTGGGACTGGGACACGCTGAGTTACACCGGGTTCTGGACGGTCAGCGGCTATCTGCGCCACACCTTTTACAACGGCTGGCACCCGGTGCTGCCCTGGCTGAGCTTCCTGTTTATCGGCATGGCGCTGGCACGGCTGGATCTGGCGTCTGCGCGGGTTCAGGCGCGGCTGGCGGTGTGGGGGGCGGTGGCGATGGTCGCCGGGATGATCCCGGCCACGCTGATCACCAGCGGTGAGCTGATGCCGCTTTTTGGCACCTCCCCTATCCCGCCAACCCCGTTTTACATCCTGTCGGCCAGCGGCAGTGCGGCACTGATGGTGGCACTGTGTCTTTGGGCCGGGCCGATGCTGATGCGGTTTGCCCCCAGTCGCGCCATGGCGCTGGCCGGCCGGCAGAGCCTGACGCTGTACCTTGCGCATATCCTCCTTGGCATGGGGCTGCTCGAGGGGCTTGGGCTGCTCTCAGGTGTGCTCAGCCCCGGTCAGATCTTTGCCTATGCACTGGGGTTCTGTGCGCTGTGCCTGATCTACGCCAGCCTGTGGCAACATGTGGCCAAACGGGGCCCGCTGGAGGCGCTGATGCGCCGTGTGGCGGGCTAA
- a CDS encoding adenine phosphoribosyltransferase, with translation MKGPAVAPKDKTVKDYIRTIVDFPHEGIMFRDVTTLFADPRGFRMAVDQMLHPYAGQRIDKVVGLEARGFILGGAIAHQLGTGFVPVRKKGKLPGKTISEAYTLEYGEAIVELHEDAIEPSETILLVDDLLATGGTAEAGIKLIERLGGKILSCAFVIDLPELGGRKKLEAMGMDVTVLCEFEGL, from the coding sequence ATGAAAGGTCCCGCTGTGGCGCCCAAGGACAAAACCGTCAAAGACTACATTCGCACCATCGTCGACTTCCCACACGAAGGGATCATGTTCCGCGATGTGACCACTCTGTTCGCCGATCCGCGCGGGTTCCGCATGGCGGTGGACCAGATGCTGCACCCCTATGCCGGTCAGCGCATCGACAAGGTGGTGGGTCTTGAGGCGCGGGGTTTTATCCTGGGCGGCGCGATTGCGCACCAGCTGGGCACCGGGTTTGTGCCTGTGCGCAAAAAGGGCAAGCTGCCCGGCAAAACCATTTCCGAGGCCTACACGCTGGAATATGGCGAAGCGATTGTCGAGCTGCACGAGGACGCGATTGAGCCCAGTGAAACCATTTTGCTGGTGGATGACCTGCTGGCCACCGGTGGCACCGCTGAGGCGGGGATCAAGCTGATCGAGCGTCTGGGCGGCAAAATCCTGAGCTGCGCCTTTGTCATCGATCTGCCCGAGTTGGGTGGCCGCAAGAAGCTGGAAGCCATGGGCATGGACGTCACCGTTCTGTGCGAATTCGAAGGCCTCTGA
- a CDS encoding SDR family oxidoreductase, with amino-acid sequence MSQPIALVSNAAGFAGPGAVLGLLQGGFQVWAQDASFADPAVAETYAAGRADLHLLSESDPAQLIQTVVAAAGRIDALVSNDHYPAPPHMPHDAPASELSANLDTLITAPFQLIQAALPQLKAQGGGNIVMVTSNRTNLPLSGGGFADAARAGVNALLKSLARDLAADQITVNAVAPNFLYSEAYYPKAIYEQTEQGRTYVRQNVPAGRLGDPSEIGEVIHFLASAKTRFMTGAILEFSGGWPWAGARPEL; translated from the coding sequence ATGTCCCAGCCCATCGCGCTTGTCAGCAATGCCGCCGGTTTCGCCGGTCCCGGTGCGGTTCTTGGCCTGTTGCAGGGCGGATTTCAGGTCTGGGCGCAGGATGCCAGCTTTGCCGATCCCGCGGTGGCTGAAACCTATGCCGCTGGGCGTGCGGATCTGCATCTGCTGTCAGAGAGCGACCCCGCGCAGTTGATCCAGACGGTGGTGGCCGCCGCCGGACGGATCGATGCGCTGGTCAGCAATGATCACTACCCGGCCCCGCCCCATATGCCCCATGACGCCCCCGCGTCCGAGTTGTCAGCCAACCTCGACACTTTGATCACAGCGCCCTTTCAACTGATCCAAGCGGCGCTGCCGCAGCTGAAGGCACAGGGCGGTGGCAATATCGTCATGGTGACCTCAAACCGCACCAACCTGCCGCTGTCTGGCGGTGGCTTTGCCGATGCGGCGCGGGCCGGGGTGAATGCGCTGCTGAAATCACTGGCGCGGGATCTGGCGGCGGATCAGATCACCGTCAATGCGGTGGCGCCGAACTTCCTCTATTCTGAGGCCTATTACCCCAAAGCGATCTATGAGCAGACCGAACAGGGCCGCACCTATGTGCGCCAGAATGTGCCGGCTGGCCGTCTGGGCGATCCGTCTGAGATCGGCGAGGTGATTCACTTCCTCGCCTCTGCCAAGACGCGGTTCATGACCGGCGCGATCCTGGAGTTTTCGGGCGGCTGGCCCTGGGCCGGTGCGCGACCCGAGCTGTAA
- a CDS encoding metalloregulator ArsR/SmtB family transcription factor, whose translation MPFDLQPSFRALSDPSRRDILRLLGAQEMSVADVAQHFDMTRAAVKKHLNVLDEGGLITTRKRGRERLNRLNAEGLRPVVDWLSWFDQFWDQRLDALKAAIEEIEDPHLTPKETEDD comes from the coding sequence ATGCCCTTTGACCTACAGCCCAGTTTCCGTGCCCTGTCTGATCCCAGCCGCCGGGACATTCTGCGCCTGCTTGGCGCGCAGGAGATGAGCGTCGCAGATGTGGCGCAGCATTTCGACATGACCCGCGCCGCGGTGAAAAAACACCTTAACGTGCTGGACGAAGGCGGGCTGATCACCACCCGCAAGCGGGGCCGTGAGCGGCTGAACCGGCTGAACGCCGAGGGGCTGCGCCCCGTGGTGGATTGGCTCAGCTGGTTTGACCAGTTCTGGGATCAGCGTCTGGACGCGTTGAAAGCCGCCATCGAAGAGATTGAAGACCCCCATTTGACCCCAAAGGAGACTGAAGATGACTGA
- a CDS encoding SRPBCC domain-containing protein, whose amino-acid sequence MTDTTIRKSVFLAADKPRVWDFLTKTDLLTQWFHPAQSDLSEGEDYLLTSQKDGDRMCWGTVEVMKPVDYMKWSFTVGPMQGKMSTVEWWLEEAPGGTRLTLEHSELPNSQEGYGLVLALDKGWHGFMGNLHDLATAPAPA is encoded by the coding sequence ATGACTGACACCACCATTCGCAAATCCGTCTTTCTGGCCGCGGACAAACCGCGTGTCTGGGATTTCCTGACCAAGACCGACCTGCTGACCCAATGGTTCCACCCGGCCCAATCTGACCTGAGTGAAGGGGAGGATTACCTGCTGACCAGCCAGAAAGATGGCGACCGCATGTGCTGGGGCACCGTCGAGGTGATGAAGCCGGTCGACTATATGAAGTGGTCCTTCACCGTCGGCCCGATGCAGGGCAAAATGTCAACGGTGGAATGGTGGCTGGAGGAGGCCCCCGGCGGCACCCGGCTGACACTGGAACATTCAGAGCTGCCAAATTCACAGGAGGGCTACGGTCTGGTTCTGGCCCTTGATAAGGGCTGGCATGGCTTCATGGGCAATCTGCACGATCTGGCCACCGCCCCTGCCCCGGCGTGA
- the nusB gene encoding transcription antitermination factor NusB, with product MSTGQEEERKPLSNNQKRKMKSASRLYAVQALYQMEVSDQIVDQVILEFLDHRFGAVVEDVEWLEGDTALFKQLVKEAVNWQAKVDQMTDRALVAKWPLGRIDSTLRALFRAAGAELTQSETPPKVVITEYVDVARAFFPEGKEPKFVNAVLDHMAREAKPEAF from the coding sequence ATGAGCACCGGCCAAGAAGAAGAGCGTAAACCGCTTTCGAACAACCAGAAGCGCAAGATGAAATCTGCGTCGCGGCTTTATGCCGTGCAGGCGCTGTATCAGATGGAGGTCAGCGATCAAATCGTTGATCAGGTCATCCTGGAGTTTCTGGACCACCGCTTCGGTGCGGTTGTTGAAGATGTGGAGTGGCTGGAAGGCGACACCGCATTGTTCAAACAGCTGGTGAAAGAGGCGGTGAACTGGCAGGCCAAGGTGGACCAGATGACCGACCGCGCGCTGGTTGCGAAATGGCCGCTGGGCCGCATCGACTCGACCCTGCGGGCGCTGTTCCGCGCCGCTGGCGCTGAGCTGACCCAGTCCGAGACCCCGCCAAAGGTGGTGATCACGGAATATGTTGACGTGGCGCGCGCCTTCTTCCCGGAAGGCAAAGAGCCCAAGTTCGTCAACGCCGTGCTGGATCACATGGCCCGCGAAGCCAAGCCAGAGGCGTTCTGA
- a CDS encoding 6,7-dimethyl-8-ribityllumazine synthase, giving the protein MAGHEQHYILPRPEFDNPVKLAIVMSPYYKDIADNMLKGAVAEIEAVGGTYEVVEVPGALEIPTAIGIAERMSNFDGYVALGCVIRGETTHYETVCNDSSRAIQLLGLQGLCIGNGILTVENRRQAEVRADPADQNKGGGAAAAALHLIALARKWGDQRKGVGFVPADEIQLAGKA; this is encoded by the coding sequence ATGGCTGGACATGAACAACACTATATTCTGCCGCGCCCCGAGTTTGACAACCCGGTGAAATTGGCAATCGTGATGTCGCCCTATTACAAAGACATCGCAGACAATATGCTGAAAGGCGCCGTGGCCGAGATCGAAGCCGTCGGCGGCACCTATGAGGTGGTCGAAGTGCCCGGTGCGCTGGAAATCCCCACTGCCATCGGCATTGCCGAACGGATGAGCAACTTTGACGGCTATGTGGCGCTGGGCTGCGTGATCCGCGGCGAAACCACCCATTACGAAACGGTCTGCAATGACTCCAGTCGCGCCATTCAGCTGCTGGGCCTGCAGGGGCTCTGCATTGGCAATGGCATCCTGACCGTAGAAAACCGTCGTCAGGCTGAGGTGCGCGCAGATCCGGCGGATCAGAACAAAGGCGGTGGTGCAGCGGCTGCGGCCTTGCACCTGATCGCTTTGGCCCGTAAATGGGGCGATCAGCGCAAAGGCGTGGGATTCGTTCCCGCCGATGAAATCCAGCTGGCAGGCAAGGCGTAA
- the ribB gene encoding 3,4-dihydroxy-2-butanone-4-phosphate synthase, with amino-acid sequence MPESSAFETPGPVEAQLRDAISPIEEIIEAARQGKMYILVDHEDRENEGDLIIPAEFADAAAINFMATHGRGLICLPMTADRIDFLGLPMMAVNNSSRHETAFTVSIEAREGVSTGISAADRALTIATAINEQNTMAHIATPGHVFPLRAKRGGVLVRAGHTEASVDISRLAGCHPSAVICEIMKEDGTMARLPDLVEFAKEHDMKIGTISDLIKYRSKNDNLVVETSRETVQSEFGGDWEMRIFTDQIHGVEHVVMIKGDVTDGAPVLTRTHALHEATDILGLGPKPADELPRAMKLIAEEGRGVVCLFRQPRHALYAQEEEGVKTIKQIGLGAQMLSKMGLSELILLTDSPRTKYVGLDAYDIEIVGTRPILGDA; translated from the coding sequence ATGCCCGAAAGCTCTGCCTTTGAAACACCTGGTCCTGTAGAGGCCCAGCTGCGTGATGCCATCAGCCCGATTGAAGAGATCATCGAGGCCGCCCGTCAGGGCAAAATGTACATCCTCGTCGATCATGAAGATCGCGAAAATGAGGGTGATCTGATCATCCCGGCGGAATTTGCCGATGCTGCGGCGATCAACTTCATGGCCACCCATGGCCGCGGGCTGATCTGTCTGCCGATGACAGCAGATCGCATCGATTTCCTCGGCCTGCCGATGATGGCGGTCAACAACTCCTCTCGTCATGAAACGGCTTTCACTGTCTCGATCGAAGCGCGTGAAGGGGTCTCCACCGGGATTTCTGCCGCGGACCGGGCGCTGACCATCGCGACCGCGATCAATGAACAGAACACCATGGCCCATATCGCAACGCCCGGGCATGTCTTCCCGCTGCGCGCCAAACGTGGCGGTGTGCTGGTGCGTGCCGGCCATACCGAAGCCTCGGTTGATATTTCGCGTCTGGCCGGGTGCCACCCCTCGGCGGTGATCTGTGAGATCATGAAAGAAGACGGCACCATGGCCCGTCTGCCCGATCTGGTGGAGTTCGCCAAAGAACATGACATGAAGATCGGCACCATCAGTGACCTGATCAAATATCGTTCCAAGAATGACAACCTCGTGGTGGAAACCAGCCGCGAAACCGTTCAATCCGAATTTGGCGGTGACTGGGAAATGCGGATCTTCACCGATCAGATCCACGGTGTGGAACATGTGGTGATGATCAAGGGCGATGTCACCGATGGCGCGCCGGTTCTGACCCGGACCCATGCGCTGCATGAGGCGACCGATATTCTGGGCCTTGGCCCGAAACCCGCTGATGAGCTGCCCCGCGCGATGAAACTGATCGCCGAAGAGGGCCGCGGTGTGGTCTGCCTGTTCCGCCAGCCTCGTCACGCGCTCTACGCGCAGGAGGAAGAGGGCGTGAAGACGATCAAACAGATCGGCCTTGGCGCGCAGATGCTGTCCAAGATGGGCCTGTCTGAGCTGATCCTGCTGACCGACAGCCCGCGCACCAAATATGTGGGCCTTGATGCCTATGACATTGAAATCGTCGGCACCCGCCCGATCCTTGGCGACGCCTGA